A window of the Halostagnicola kamekurae genome harbors these coding sequences:
- a CDS encoding FAD binding domain-containing protein, protein MKPAPFTHHRPETIEEALELLEELEDAELMAGNQSLGIVMANRLATPDHLVDLNGVDDLAYVEADDGEVRIGAMTTHRTLERSERLADLLPMVPDAAGQIAGPAVRNQGTVGGSLGEADPAGNYPAALLALDGSITLRSLEGTRTVPVSEFFIAYMFTDLREEELIESVSVPTEPFPPERTGMAFVELKRAAQTFPTVSAATSVRVDDPSADEPVIEDARIALANAADVPLRVEGAESVLEGTTLAEDALAEVAEIVTGSVTPEGEMHADREYKEEVAGEYAKRSLEQAYDDALTASDS, encoded by the coding sequence ATGAAACCAGCACCGTTTACACACCACCGCCCGGAGACGATCGAAGAGGCACTCGAACTCCTCGAAGAGCTCGAGGACGCGGAGTTGATGGCGGGTAACCAGTCGCTCGGCATTGTCATGGCCAATCGCCTCGCGACGCCGGACCACCTCGTCGACCTCAATGGCGTCGACGACCTCGCGTACGTCGAAGCCGATGACGGCGAGGTTCGAATCGGTGCGATGACGACCCATCGAACCCTCGAGCGCTCCGAACGGCTCGCGGACCTGCTACCAATGGTCCCCGATGCGGCCGGACAGATCGCGGGCCCAGCAGTTCGAAATCAGGGCACCGTCGGCGGCAGTCTCGGCGAGGCCGATCCGGCGGGCAACTATCCGGCGGCGTTGCTCGCGCTCGACGGCTCGATCACGCTCCGCTCGCTCGAGGGGACTCGGACGGTCCCGGTCAGCGAGTTCTTCATCGCGTACATGTTTACCGACCTCCGTGAGGAGGAACTCATCGAGAGCGTCTCAGTTCCGACCGAGCCATTCCCGCCCGAGCGGACGGGGATGGCGTTCGTCGAACTCAAGCGGGCCGCCCAGACGTTCCCGACGGTCAGCGCGGCGACGTCGGTTCGCGTCGACGATCCGAGCGCGGACGAACCCGTCATCGAGGACGCGCGAATCGCCCTCGCGAACGCGGCGGACGTCCCGCTTCGCGTCGAGGGCGCCGAATCGGTCCTCGAAGGAACGACGCTCGCAGAAGACGCCCTCGCAGAGGTCGCCGAGATCGTCACCGGCTCGGTCACCCCCGAAGGCGAGATGCACGCGGATCGAGAGTACAAGGAAGAGGTCGCCGGCGAGTACGCCAAACGCTCGCTCGAGCAGGCCTACGACGACGCCCTCACGGCGTCGGATTCGTAA
- a CDS encoding CoxG family protein, translating to MEQSREELWPYFTDPDILAEAAPGCKEMILESPHEITAVLAVGVGSVKPEFEVDAVVTNIEYPEVLELTAVGQAPRNEFEMTATMELVEQEDGGTVVDWEAKADVSGTIVSLGSRALKSVTNRLVKKYFSDMQAIIEEGREAESKLEEAPADATENMDVEIES from the coding sequence ATGGAACAGTCGAGAGAAGAACTGTGGCCCTACTTTACCGACCCGGACATCCTCGCAGAGGCCGCGCCCGGTTGCAAGGAGATGATCCTCGAGTCCCCCCACGAGATCACCGCGGTTCTGGCGGTCGGCGTCGGCAGCGTCAAACCAGAGTTCGAGGTCGACGCGGTCGTGACGAACATCGAGTACCCCGAGGTGCTCGAGCTGACCGCGGTCGGACAGGCGCCGCGAAACGAGTTCGAGATGACGGCGACCATGGAGTTAGTCGAGCAGGAGGACGGCGGAACGGTCGTCGACTGGGAGGCCAAAGCCGATGTCTCGGGAACGATCGTTAGCCTCGGCAGCCGAGCGTTAAAGAGCGTGACCAACCGACTGGTCAAGAAGTACTTCTCGGACATGCAGGCGATCATCGAGGAGGGGCGAGAAGCAGAATCCAAACTCGAGGAAGCGCCGGCCGACGCGACCGAGAACATGGACGTCGAAATCGAATCGTAG